A genomic window from Oceanobacillus timonensis includes:
- a CDS encoding helix-turn-helix domain-containing protein translates to MNQENDESKEVVMQIGSVLRKLRKEKQLSLEDLSELSGVSKLTLGNIERGETNPTIAVLWKISKSLSIPLMSIFSKDTNVTLSRTGEGFKITGDDNNWSIEPIFQDANAGIETYRAYLQPNSTYIPETHPSNTTETVTVMTGNITLQIDESYYHLKEYDSIHFTADTSHSYINHSEEKVVLHMMLRYGI, encoded by the coding sequence ATGAATCAGGAAAACGATGAAAGCAAAGAAGTCGTTATGCAAATAGGCTCAGTACTGAGAAAACTGCGTAAAGAAAAGCAATTAAGTTTGGAGGATTTATCTGAACTATCCGGTGTGAGTAAATTAACACTTGGTAATATTGAGCGAGGCGAAACTAATCCAACGATTGCTGTGTTATGGAAAATATCGAAAAGTTTGTCTATCCCCCTGATGTCCATCTTTTCAAAAGATACCAATGTTACTCTTTCCAGAACTGGGGAAGGATTTAAAATAACTGGCGATGATAATAATTGGAGTATAGAACCTATATTTCAGGATGCGAATGCTGGAATAGAGACTTATCGAGCTTATTTACAGCCAAACAGTACATATATTCCGGAAACACATCCTTCTAATACAACAGAAACCGTGACTGTGATGACTGGGAATATCACGCTGCAAATTGATGAAAGTTATTATCATTTAAAGGAATATGATTCTATTCATTTTACTGCGGATACCTCCCATTCCTATATAAATCATTCGGAAGAAAAAGTAGTGCTTCATATGATGTTGAGATATGGAATCTAA
- a CDS encoding DUF1232 domain-containing protein, with product MSTNHLGNRLKALLHARAISIRKCSEQTGIDKATISRIINGKREANIQHLKKFASCLDIPLAELMHAAGHSVHSEASQDLSDIHTSMKEIQQTLKAADLYQDNLSMDAVQQQLDRYEQQAQTEEGNQTIHNQFKKKVDEVGSKGPFISQLKDFYTQFAQYKREPFTLAVMGGTLLYFITPVDVIPDYIFPIGYMDDAIAVQIALKKLSN from the coding sequence ATGTCCACGAATCATTTAGGTAACAGGTTGAAAGCGTTATTACATGCTCGTGCTATTTCGATAAGAAAATGCAGTGAGCAGACGGGGATTGATAAGGCAACTATTTCACGAATTATCAATGGGAAGCGAGAAGCGAATATTCAACACTTAAAGAAATTTGCTTCTTGTTTGGATATACCGCTCGCAGAACTGATGCATGCAGCTGGTCATTCTGTTCACTCCGAAGCATCTCAGGACCTTTCGGATATTCATACATCCATGAAAGAGATTCAGCAAACACTAAAAGCAGCCGATCTTTATCAAGATAATTTAAGTATGGATGCTGTTCAACAGCAATTGGACAGGTATGAACAACAAGCCCAAACAGAAGAAGGAAACCAAACGATTCACAATCAATTTAAGAAAAAAGTAGATGAGGTAGGGAGCAAGGGGCCTTTTATTAGTCAACTAAAGGATTTTTATACACAATTTGCACAATATAAGAGAGAGCCCTTTACTTTAGCTGTCATGGGAGGTACATTATTGTACTTTATTACACCGGTAGATGTGATCCCGGATTATATTTTCCCTATTGGATATATGGATGACGCTATTGCCGTACAAATTGCTTTGAAAAAACTTTCCAATTAG
- a CDS encoding aldo/keto reductase gives MILNENYQLANGVDIPKLGLGTWFIDNDDAAQAVEDAVKIGYRHIDTAQAYGNEQGIGQGIKNSGVNREDLFITTKLAAEVKSYEEAVSAIDQSLEALGLEYIDMMIIHSPQPWADFTGEDRFFEGNREAWQALEEAYQAGKLRAIGVSNFEKEDLDNILDHCKVKPMVNQVLAHISNTPFDLIAYTQEQGILVEAYSPIAHGELFKNKEVEAIAEKYGVSIPQLSIRYTLQLDLLPLPKTANPDHMENNAGVDFTISEEDMEVLKKAERIEDYGEANDMPVFGWKLKK, from the coding sequence ATGATTTTAAACGAAAATTATCAGCTGGCTAATGGCGTTGATATTCCTAAATTAGGATTGGGAACATGGTTTATCGACAATGACGATGCTGCACAAGCTGTAGAAGATGCTGTGAAAATCGGTTATCGTCACATTGACACAGCACAAGCATACGGGAATGAACAGGGGATTGGCCAAGGAATTAAAAATAGTGGCGTGAACAGAGAAGATTTATTTATCACTACCAAACTTGCCGCAGAAGTGAAATCGTATGAGGAAGCTGTTTCGGCCATTGATCAATCCTTGGAGGCATTAGGGCTTGAGTATATTGATATGATGATTATTCACAGTCCACAACCATGGGCGGATTTTACGGGAGAAGACCGTTTCTTTGAAGGAAATCGGGAAGCTTGGCAGGCTCTTGAAGAAGCTTATCAGGCAGGAAAACTTCGTGCAATTGGTGTCTCTAACTTTGAAAAAGAGGATTTGGATAATATTCTTGATCATTGCAAGGTCAAACCGATGGTCAATCAAGTTTTAGCTCATATCAGCAATACACCATTTGATTTGATTGCATATACGCAAGAGCAAGGCATTCTTGTTGAGGCTTATTCACCAATTGCTCATGGTGAATTGTTTAAAAATAAAGAAGTGGAAGCTATCGCAGAAAAATACGGTGTTTCCATCCCACAATTAAGTATTCGCTATACGTTGCAGTTGGACTTGCTTCCATTGCCTAAAACAGCAAATCCGGACCATATGGAAAATAATGCTGGAGTGGACTTTACCATTTCAGAGGAGGATATGGAAGTATTGAAAAAGGCAGAGCGTATTGAAGATTATGGGGAAGCGAATGATATGCCTGTATTTGGCTGGAAGCTGAAGAAATAA
- a CDS encoding cell wall hydrolase, whose translation MGRVAYREADIDLMARMMRAEAEGEGKQGMLYVGNVIVNRAVVDCSDFADLRTIEEVIFQVQGGNYSFEAVQKGNMFYQRARPFERRLARQNLESWRDHPAKYALWYFNPYAPCPPTWYDQPFSGQFMDHCFYEPAPGTCESVYS comes from the coding sequence ATGGGAAGAGTAGCTTACCGAGAAGCAGACATTGACTTAATGGCAAGGATGATGAGGGCGGAAGCAGAAGGCGAAGGAAAACAAGGAATGCTGTATGTTGGAAATGTCATTGTTAACCGTGCTGTAGTAGATTGTAGTGATTTTGCGGACTTGAGAACCATCGAAGAAGTTATTTTTCAGGTTCAAGGAGGCAATTACTCTTTTGAGGCCGTTCAAAAAGGAAATATGTTTTACCAAAGAGCAAGACCATTTGAAAGAAGACTAGCAAGACAGAACTTGGAGAGTTGGAGAGATCACCCGGCAAAGTATGCACTCTGGTACTTTAATCCTTACGCTCCCTGCCCTCCTACCTGGTATGATCAGCCTTTTTCCGGTCAATTTATGGACCATTGTTTTTATGAACCAGCTCCCGGAACGTGCGAAAGTGTTTATTCGTGA
- a CDS encoding cupin domain-containing protein, producing MKQPEDIQIKFLHFKDDGAIPNNPSYPLLLYKDVITSGDDAKAVLTENNWLGAWRGSVAPFHHYHSNSHEVLIVVSGSAQLHLGGEQGNQVQAEQGDTVILPAGVGHKLLDGSTDFAVIGAYPNGKRYDFCYGKAEERPANVTNIKNVPLPDTDPLFGKNGPLFSYWRNDKSGGAKV from the coding sequence ATGAAACAACCGGAAGATATCCAAATTAAATTCTTACATTTCAAAGATGATGGTGCTATCCCAAATAATCCGTCTTATCCGCTCCTTCTATATAAAGACGTGATTACTTCAGGAGACGATGCTAAAGCTGTTCTAACCGAAAACAACTGGCTGGGTGCGTGGCGCGGAAGTGTTGCTCCTTTTCACCATTACCACAGTAATTCCCATGAAGTGCTTATTGTAGTTAGTGGATCAGCTCAACTCCATCTTGGCGGAGAACAGGGAAATCAAGTGCAAGCAGAACAAGGAGATACAGTCATACTCCCCGCAGGAGTCGGCCATAAACTGCTAGACGGAAGTACCGATTTTGCTGTAATCGGCGCCTATCCAAATGGAAAACGTTATGATTTTTGTTATGGAAAGGCGGAAGAGCGCCCTGCAAATGTAACGAATATCAAAAATGTTCCCTTACCAGATACCGATCCGTTGTTTGGGAAGAACGGTCCGCTTTTTTCATATTGGAGGAATGATAAAAGCGGAGGTGCCAAAGTCTAA
- a CDS encoding DUF418 domain-containing protein — MHHLETTKVNQTKRALSLDLARGSMLFLIILSHIPLFLYTIEPGVITKVAGSTFLDHFFNFLMEILVDNRARPLFAVLFGYGLVMIYRKQCERNDAAEAMRIIKRRCWYLILFGAILAGVAGGQDILMTYGIAGLFFAFSLKKDNKKIKKYVLLSTVICILYIPLFWGGVLVENQAYGLPVELTGQETYSGTILERLVSIPIIPLFTHLTFPVIPSILMGIWLGNLNILIQPEKHIKLLKRLTIGGLTISLAGAIPLVLINDVWFPDLFTAGFAYGVHILTGFAGGVGYAALFGLLGIAITKRGLIIHAIAAMGKRSLTFFVIHEILTVILLSPMAFHLGAHLTVTTSVLVGILMWMFTLSIAYLMERQQINGPLESYLRYLVYNKQRKRTMS, encoded by the coding sequence ATGCATCACTTAGAAACTACGAAAGTAAATCAGACGAAACGTGCGCTTTCTTTAGACCTTGCACGCGGATCTATGCTCTTTTTAATTATCCTCTCGCATATCCCATTGTTTTTATACACGATAGAGCCAGGGGTCATCACCAAAGTTGCCGGCAGTACATTCTTAGATCATTTCTTCAATTTTTTAATGGAAATCCTTGTAGACAACCGGGCGCGTCCATTATTTGCCGTTTTGTTTGGTTATGGTCTCGTTATGATTTATCGGAAGCAATGCGAAAGAAATGATGCAGCAGAAGCAATGCGTATAATAAAAAGACGCTGCTGGTATCTGATATTATTCGGTGCAATACTCGCCGGTGTCGCTGGTGGACAGGATATCTTGATGACTTATGGTATTGCTGGGCTCTTTTTCGCCTTCAGCTTAAAAAAAGATAATAAAAAGATAAAGAAATATGTGCTTCTTTCTACGGTGATATGTATCCTATATATCCCGCTTTTTTGGGGTGGCGTCCTTGTCGAAAATCAGGCGTACGGGTTACCGGTAGAATTAACCGGACAGGAAACATATTCAGGTACAATACTTGAACGGTTAGTCTCTATCCCGATTATTCCATTATTCACGCATCTTACCTTTCCGGTTATTCCTTCTATCTTAATGGGGATTTGGCTGGGGAATTTAAATATACTCATTCAACCAGAAAAACATATCAAACTGTTAAAACGGTTAACCATTGGCGGTTTAACCATTTCCCTTGCAGGTGCTATACCGTTGGTGTTGATTAATGATGTCTGGTTTCCTGACCTTTTCACCGCTGGATTTGCGTACGGTGTTCATATCCTTACTGGTTTTGCTGGCGGCGTAGGCTATGCAGCACTATTTGGACTGTTGGGAATTGCTATTACGAAGCGTGGGTTGATTATACATGCAATCGCAGCAATGGGAAAACGTTCCTTAACATTTTTCGTAATCCATGAGATTTTGACAGTTATCCTCTTGTCTCCTATGGCTTTTCATTTAGGAGCACACTTAACTGTCACCACTTCCGTATTGGTCGGTATCTTGATGTGGATGTTTACTTTATCGATTGCGTACTTGATGGAACGTCAGCAAATCAATGGTCCATTGGAGAGCTATCTGCGTTATTTGGTGTATAACAAGCAAAGGAAGAGGACAATGTCATAA
- a CDS encoding pyridoxal phosphate-dependent aminotransferase — MDAIEKKFLKLGAEYAPGQEVRQHTDEMEWKYEKIPGTPVDFSHGDVDAFEPIPGSLDAFVDGVHTGGKQAYTEYRGSKDIRERLAQKVSAFTGAAIDAERNFIITPGTQGALFLAMGSTVARGDKVAIVESDYFANRKLVEFFDGEVVPIQMDYLGTDTSAGLDLTQLEEAFQAGVKLFLFSNPNNPTGVIYSQGEIHRIAALAQEYGASVIVDELYARLIFEEGAYTHLCAQNIVDPENVITIMGPSKTESLSGYRLGVAFGSAKIIDRMEKLQAIVSLRAGGYSQAVLKTWFSEPNGWMNKRIAQHQAIRDDIVAKLQSAEGFTVRATEAGSYLFPSIPELDISINEFVKVLRLQAAVTVTPGTEFGPQFQHSFRINFSQNHQAAVEAIDRVIQVVEAHRK; from the coding sequence ATGGATGCTATTGAAAAGAAGTTTCTAAAACTTGGTGCGGAATATGCACCGGGGCAGGAAGTCAGGCAGCATACCGATGAAATGGAATGGAAGTATGAAAAAATTCCTGGAACGCCGGTTGATTTTTCACATGGGGATGTGGATGCTTTTGAACCCATTCCCGGTTCTTTGGATGCTTTTGTGGACGGTGTTCATACCGGAGGAAAACAAGCTTATACGGAATATCGCGGTAGTAAAGATATCCGGGAGCGTCTAGCCCAAAAAGTTTCTGCGTTTACCGGTGCCGCAATTGATGCGGAACGGAATTTTATCATTACTCCAGGAACACAAGGAGCTTTGTTTCTGGCGATGGGTTCAACTGTTGCCAGAGGAGATAAAGTGGCAATCGTAGAATCGGATTACTTTGCGAATAGAAAATTGGTTGAATTTTTTGATGGGGAAGTGGTTCCGATTCAAATGGATTATTTGGGAACAGATACTTCGGCGGGGTTAGATTTAACCCAATTGGAGGAAGCTTTCCAAGCAGGAGTGAAACTCTTTTTATTTTCCAATCCGAATAATCCTACAGGAGTGATTTATTCACAGGGGGAAATTCACCGCATTGCAGCGCTCGCTCAAGAATATGGCGCATCCGTTATTGTTGATGAATTATACGCGCGCTTAATTTTTGAGGAAGGGGCTTATACCCATTTATGTGCGCAAAATATCGTTGATCCTGAAAATGTTATTACCATTATGGGACCGTCGAAAACAGAATCTCTCAGCGGATACAGGTTAGGTGTTGCATTTGGATCAGCTAAAATAATCGACCGCATGGAAAAACTGCAGGCTATTGTATCGCTTCGTGCAGGAGGATATAGTCAAGCTGTTTTGAAAACATGGTTTTCTGAACCAAATGGCTGGATGAATAAACGAATTGCGCAGCACCAGGCCATACGTGATGATATAGTTGCGAAACTGCAATCCGCTGAAGGGTTCACGGTTAGAGCCACAGAGGCGGGAAGTTATCTGTTTCCAAGCATTCCCGAACTGGATATTTCGATAAATGAATTTGTCAAAGTGCTTCGGCTTCAAGCAGCAGTGACCGTAACACCTGGTACAGAATTCGGTCCGCAGTTTCAGCATAGCTTCCGTATCAATTTCTCACAAAATCATCAAGCGGCTGTTGAGGCAATCGATCGTGTTATTCAAGTCGTGGAGGCGCACCGCAAATAA
- a CDS encoding LCP family protein, whose product MKRRERRKTAKRRWIPRVLLFIIVCIIAAGVYAVTQYYQGLSEAEEGQYKDDGTTFIPFEGSEPQFGEINVLMIGSDTRGDENGLSDTIMIAHYNQDTHDIKLASIMRDTYVEIPGHGMQKINAAFAFDGPELLRQTLKQNFDIDLHYYAVVDFEGFSKITDIVAPNGIEVDIPHQMSEDIGVTLEPGKQVLNGEELLGYVRFRKDEDGDHGRVQRQQEAIAKLKDEAVSIHSLMKLPKLLGIADPYIDTNIDNKTILSIGKGLIAGSEHPIETLSIPVDNSFQNVRTEAGAVLEIDLEQNKQVLQDFLSSDSE is encoded by the coding sequence ATGAAAAGACGTGAAAGAAGAAAAACTGCAAAGCGAAGATGGATCCCCCGTGTTCTGTTATTTATTATCGTATGCATCATCGCAGCAGGTGTTTATGCGGTGACGCAATATTATCAGGGTTTATCAGAAGCTGAAGAAGGACAATACAAGGATGATGGTACAACCTTTATTCCATTTGAAGGTTCAGAACCACAGTTTGGAGAAATCAATGTTTTAATGATTGGCAGTGATACGCGAGGGGATGAAAACGGCCTGTCGGATACGATTATGATTGCGCATTATAATCAGGATACCCATGATATAAAACTTGCTTCCATTATGCGTGATACATATGTAGAGATTCCCGGACACGGCATGCAAAAGATAAATGCTGCTTTTGCATTTGATGGTCCGGAGCTGCTTAGACAAACACTAAAGCAAAATTTTGATATCGACTTACATTATTACGCGGTAGTTGATTTCGAAGGTTTTTCAAAAATTACAGACATTGTTGCTCCCAACGGGATTGAAGTAGATATACCACATCAAATGTCTGAAGATATTGGCGTGACACTTGAACCAGGGAAACAAGTATTAAATGGGGAAGAGCTGCTTGGGTATGTGCGATTCCGGAAAGATGAGGATGGCGACCACGGAAGAGTACAGCGGCAGCAAGAAGCAATCGCCAAATTAAAAGATGAAGCAGTGAGTATTCATAGTCTTATGAAATTGCCGAAATTATTGGGTATTGCGGATCCATACATCGATACAAATATAGATAATAAAACCATTCTATCTATTGGCAAAGGACTAATTGCTGGCAGTGAGCATCCTATAGAAACATTAAGCATTCCAGTAGATAATTCCTTTCAAAATGTCCGGACAGAAGCTGGTGCTGTGTTGGAAATTGATTTAGAACAAAATAAACAAGTACTGCAAGACTTTTTATCATCTGATTCCGAATAA
- a CDS encoding universal stress protein — translation MFNNILVAIDESEVSNKVLEAARSMVDINRSNVTIVLVNVSKENVTPGLTYVPKDYLEDVLLELENESKDILEKAKNKLMTLEGATVNTVSLKGDPAHQILEYAKEHAQDMIIIGSRGISGVKGVMLGSVSHKVSQLSECPVLIVH, via the coding sequence ATGTTTAACAATATTCTTGTCGCTATTGATGAATCAGAAGTAAGTAACAAGGTTTTGGAAGCTGCACGAAGTATGGTTGATATAAACCGTTCGAATGTCACGATTGTATTAGTAAATGTCAGCAAGGAAAATGTAACACCAGGGTTAACGTATGTTCCGAAAGACTATTTAGAGGATGTCTTACTTGAATTGGAAAATGAAAGTAAAGACATATTGGAAAAGGCGAAAAACAAGTTAATGACCTTGGAAGGAGCAACTGTAAACACCGTTTCTCTTAAAGGAGACCCTGCGCATCAAATTTTAGAATATGCAAAAGAGCATGCACAGGACATGATTATCATCGGAAGCCGTGGAATTAGCGGAGTAAAAGGAGTTATGTTAGGCAGCGTGAGTCATAAAGTCTCTCAGCTGTCTGAATGTCCAGTCTTGATTGTACATTGA
- a CDS encoding GNAT family N-acetyltransferase: MHFRKAQKEDVPAIVRLLADDELGFRRERYEDPLPEEYYQAFEAIEVQVGNQIILALHEEDIIGCIQLTIIPGLARLGMKRAQIEGVRVDKNYRGKKIGEALFQEAIAIVKAEKCGLVQLTTDKQRHDAHRFYERLGFSASHEGMKLIFKTET; this comes from the coding sequence ATGCATTTTCGAAAGGCGCAGAAAGAAGATGTTCCTGCAATTGTTCGTTTATTAGCTGACGATGAATTAGGTTTCAGGCGCGAACGATATGAGGATCCATTGCCAGAGGAATACTACCAAGCTTTTGAGGCCATAGAAGTGCAGGTTGGTAACCAGATTATCTTAGCTCTGCATGAAGAAGATATCATCGGTTGTATTCAATTGACCATTATACCTGGATTGGCAAGATTAGGAATGAAGCGTGCGCAGATTGAAGGAGTCCGGGTTGATAAAAATTATCGTGGGAAAAAGATAGGAGAAGCTTTGTTTCAAGAAGCTATTGCTATCGTGAAAGCTGAAAAATGCGGTCTCGTGCAATTGACAACCGACAAACAGCGTCATGATGCTCATCGCTTTTACGAAAGGTTAGGATTTTCTGCAAGTCATGAAGGGATGAAATTGATTTTTAAAACGGAAACGTAA
- a CDS encoding DUF47 domain-containing protein — MFKKKPDKFSLYLVDFAKHLHETADYFVHFKVKDSETLKQFSDTVKKYESMADDKVHQIIKELNQAFITPIEREDILQLVNNLDDIMDGIEEFSSRMDIYHILSSDDYIDQFTDYILKCAEEILASMELIANYQLKDVEAHAIRIKEYESNCDELYRESLRHLFQTEKDAIKVIQYKEIYEILEEIADYCQNVASTLQSIIMKNA; from the coding sequence ATGTTCAAGAAAAAACCAGATAAATTTTCCCTTTATCTCGTTGATTTTGCAAAACATTTACATGAAACAGCAGATTATTTTGTTCATTTTAAGGTAAAAGATTCGGAGACACTGAAACAATTTTCCGATACCGTAAAAAAATATGAATCCATGGCTGATGATAAGGTTCATCAAATCATTAAAGAGTTAAACCAGGCCTTTATCACGCCGATTGAGCGGGAAGACATTCTCCAGCTTGTCAATAATCTGGATGATATTATGGATGGAATTGAAGAGTTTTCTTCCAGGATGGATATTTATCATATTTTATCTTCCGATGATTACATTGATCAATTTACAGATTATATATTGAAATGCGCCGAGGAAATTTTGGCATCTATGGAATTAATCGCAAACTACCAATTAAAAGATGTGGAAGCGCACGCCATTCGGATTAAAGAATACGAAAGCAACTGTGATGAGTTATATCGAGAGTCCTTAAGGCATTTATTCCAAACAGAAAAGGACGCTATTAAAGTGATCCAGTATAAAGAAATTTATGAAATTCTGGAAGAGATAGCAGACTATTGTCAAAATGTAGCAAGTACACTTCAAAGTATCATCATGAAAAACGCGTAA
- a CDS encoding inorganic phosphate transporter, whose translation MDYLTIIIVLIVIFALLFDFINGFHDTANAIATSVSTKALTPRRAIILAAIMNFAGALTFTGVAQTITSGITNPFELDNGLAVILAALIAAIIWNLVTWYAGIPSSSSHAIIGAITGAVIVSAGFPAIHFQGFISILEGLFSSPVIAFIIGFIIYSIIKVIFKNSNLAKTNKRFRLVQIVTASVQSFAHGTNDAQKSMGIITMALIVGGMHTTTDIPFWVQASCATAMALGTSIGGWRIIKTVGGKIMKIRPVNGVAADLTGATVIFGATLIHLPVSTTHVISSGILGVGASHRPKGVNWGVAKRMVITWIITLPITAALGGVIYYILDVFL comes from the coding sequence ATGGATTATCTTACTATAATTATCGTATTGATTGTAATTTTTGCTCTTCTCTTCGACTTTATTAACGGGTTTCACGATACAGCAAATGCCATTGCCACATCTGTATCAACCAAGGCCCTGACACCCAGAAGAGCAATCATCTTAGCAGCTATTATGAATTTTGCCGGAGCGTTAACCTTTACGGGTGTTGCGCAAACAATTACGAGCGGAATTACAAATCCTTTTGAATTAGATAATGGGCTGGCAGTTATTTTAGCTGCTCTGATTGCAGCGATTATCTGGAATTTAGTTACTTGGTATGCAGGGATTCCAAGCAGTTCCTCCCATGCAATTATTGGGGCGATTACTGGAGCAGTCATTGTGTCGGCAGGGTTTCCTGCGATTCATTTTCAGGGTTTTATCTCGATTCTTGAGGGCCTGTTCTCCTCTCCTGTTATTGCTTTTATCATCGGATTTATCATATACAGCATCATTAAAGTTATCTTTAAAAACAGTAATTTAGCCAAGACAAACAAACGATTCCGGCTTGTACAAATCGTAACAGCCTCGGTACAATCCTTTGCTCATGGTACGAACGATGCGCAAAAATCAATGGGGATTATTACGATGGCACTGATTGTCGGAGGCATGCATACAACAACGGATATTCCTTTTTGGGTACAGGCTTCCTGTGCAACAGCGATGGCGCTCGGAACTTCCATCGGCGGATGGCGCATTATTAAAACCGTTGGCGGTAAAATTATGAAAATCCGCCCGGTAAATGGTGTCGCAGCTGACCTTACAGGAGCTACGGTTATTTTTGGTGCAACACTCATTCATTTACCTGTAAGTACGACCCATGTTATTTCATCCGGTATCCTCGGGGTGGGAGCCTCACATCGGCCAAAAGGAGTAAACTGGGGTGTAGCCAAACGGATGGTGATTACTTGGATTATTACGTTACCGATAACTGCTGCGCTTGGTGGAGTTATTTATTATATTTTAGATGTATTCCTTTAA
- a CDS encoding CynX/NimT family MFS transporter, with protein MEHQDIKTHPNAGKFAVGLMIAGIIFVATNLRAPLTSVGPLVSMIKDNLHISNTLAGIITTLPLLAFALFSPIVPKLGRKFGVEMVIFISLIFLTIGIVLRSWSGMATLYIGTALLGLAISVSNVLLPSLIKQEFPKQIGLMTGVYSISMNLIGAMASGLSIPLAVHFGAGWQGGLGIWGILSFVSILFWLPQIINRHKQAAVVSDGSTGKQDNVNLWGSLLAWQVTLFMGLQSMIFYVLIAWLPEILMQYGIHSDESGWLLSVMQLALLPFTFIVPIIAGRMVNQRLLVTITAVLFFVGTLGLISGNASLVILWIILLGIGAGFAFSLSMLFFGLRTENAQQAAELSGMAQSIGYLLAAAGPTLFGYLHDATDSWTVPLLILLGASILLLISGLGAARNRVVGTSKNN; from the coding sequence ATGGAACATCAGGATATAAAAACGCATCCTAACGCAGGAAAATTTGCAGTTGGGTTAATGATTGCAGGCATCATCTTTGTCGCAACGAACTTACGGGCTCCCTTAACTTCGGTGGGACCTTTAGTTAGTATGATTAAGGATAACTTGCATATTTCCAATACATTAGCAGGTATTATTACGACATTGCCTTTATTAGCTTTTGCGCTATTTTCTCCAATCGTACCTAAACTGGGGCGGAAATTTGGCGTGGAGATGGTTATTTTCATATCGCTTATATTTCTTACGATCGGGATTGTTTTGCGCTCTTGGTCTGGAATGGCGACCTTATATATTGGTACTGCGCTTCTTGGATTAGCGATTTCCGTTTCGAACGTATTATTGCCCAGCTTGATTAAGCAGGAATTTCCGAAACAGATTGGATTAATGACGGGCGTATATTCCATTTCCATGAATTTAATTGGAGCAATGGCCTCAGGCTTAAGTATTCCGTTAGCAGTCCATTTTGGAGCAGGATGGCAAGGAGGATTGGGTATTTGGGGGATTCTCAGTTTTGTTTCTATTTTATTCTGGCTGCCTCAAATAATAAATCGCCATAAGCAAGCTGCTGTTGTTTCTGATGGGAGCACAGGTAAGCAGGATAATGTCAATTTATGGGGATCGTTATTAGCATGGCAAGTTACTTTGTTTATGGGATTACAATCTATGATATTTTATGTGCTTATTGCATGGTTGCCGGAAATTTTAATGCAATATGGCATCCATTCAGATGAATCCGGCTGGTTACTTTCTGTTATGCAGTTAGCGTTACTTCCATTTACCTTTATTGTGCCTATTATTGCAGGGCGGATGGTTAACCAGCGTTTGTTAGTTACGATAACAGCAGTATTGTTTTTTGTCGGAACGCTGGGATTAATTAGCGGAAACGCCAGTCTGGTTATTTTATGGATCATCTTGTTAGGAATTGGAGCAGGTTTTGCTTTCAGTCTCTCCATGTTATTTTTTGGTTTGCGGACTGAAAATGCACAACAAGCTGCGGAATTATCTGGTATGGCTCAATCGATCGGTTACTTGCTGGCAGCTGCTGGTCCAACGCTTTTTGGGTATTTACATGATGCAACAGATAGCTGGACAGTTCCGCTTCTCATCTTGCTTGGAGCTTCTATTCTGCTCTTGATATCTGGTTTAGGGGCAGCAAGAAACCGTGTGGTTGGTACTTCAAAAAATAATTAG